A stretch of the Cottoperca gobio chromosome 2, fCotGob3.1, whole genome shotgun sequence genome encodes the following:
- the ndufb11 gene encoding NADH dehydrogenase [ubiquinone] 1 beta subcomplex subunit 11, mitochondrial, translating into MLTRLTRFGLSLPRSLYNPPARFVSQSKPSGAADSTAITELHQAAEKGGHGEVSPFVKNPDYHGFSSDPVVDEWNMRLGFFFGISVALVIGGTFIHYLPDHGMRQWARREAERVIQHREKEGLPLVDEHYYHPNRIVLTTAGEK; encoded by the exons ATGTTGACCCGACTGACGCGGTTTGGGCTCTCTTTGCCCCGGTCGCTCTATAATCCACCGGCTCGGTTCGTCTCCCAGTCAAAACCGAGCGGGGCCGCTGATTCGACCGCTATAACGGAGCTGCATCAAGCCGCGGAGAAGGGTGGACACGGTGAGGTCAGCCCGTTTGTCAAG AATCCAGATTACCATGGCTTCTCCAGTGACCCTGTGGTGGACGAGTGGAACATGAGACTGGGCTTCTTCTTTGGCATCTCAGTGGCTCTTGTTATTGGAGGAACATTTATTCACTATTTACCAGACCATGG CATGCGGCAGTGGGCCAGAAGGGAGGCGGAGCGTGTGATCCagcacagagagaaggagggtcTTCCTCTCGTAGACGAGCACTACTACCACCCAAACAGGATTGTTCTCACCACTGCTGGAGAGAAGTAG
- the tbc1d25 gene encoding TBC1 domain family member 25 yields MAGEEERGVVRVKVKKCDQVLPMEFRSFAVDPQITSLEVLQHILIRAFDLNGKRNFGISYLSRDRSGAEMYRSLLSDWDLDVAFVSAAKPYLLLKMDIKPSEESPVMEDWDIISPKDVIGSEQLLPERTRSLASAALPFTQSLLSQVGRTLSRVQQAFSWSYGEEIKPFKPPLSDAEFHSYLNGQGQLTRPEELRLRIYHGGVEPSLRKVVWRYLLNVYPDGLSGQERMDYMKRKTREYDQLKRDWTARVSYDDLEFIRGNVLKDVLRTDRAHPYYAGSEDSPHLTALTDLLTTFAITHPQISYCQGMSDIASPILAVMDNEAHAFICFCGIMKRLEGNFRPDGQLMSVKFQHLKLLLQYSDPEFYTYLVSRGADDLFFCYRWLLLELKREFAFDDALRMLEVTWSSLPPDPPETEVELLGLPVETNLNLEMSCKDNYKTVETCFRDDGEQKEKQRRRHMLRPSREEPDVSRNTVIAEKDERNVVTEKRSEDNEYDIPQMTMEKADLQAPAFERQTSFGEFKYYSARNEDSFHMEDADHPKGLVSSKSITSFPSRQSTVDSEEDLGERTPLIKNCDNGFSQMSSPPLFPSGLPIWKTLPSVPFTSLASPSSWPGASPDSPPKSPSTTNRSKGLLRTVPKVLTSSVQLLSTTGSKSPTTPTVKTSDASPTHTQNLFLLSSPIMSFGKGPSLSGSRSSSNNFPSPGYKSTSTTANMTSFLKAETTSIKPCSLPPPQEFGKGNPFMLFLCLSILLEHRDHIIKNSLDYNELAMHFDRLVRRHNLSRVLQRAKALFADYLQSEVWDSEEGDEVSLDSPTTATAVQHSPSSTFTARPIYSPLASTQSLSPNSTYNIAHTIPSPSAQVS; encoded by the exons AAGTGTGATCAGGTGCTTCCTATGGAGTTTCGCTCCTTTGCTGTTGATCCCCAGATAACATCACTGGAGGTCCTGCAGCACATACTTATCAGAGCCTTTGATTTGAACGG GAAGCGGAATTTCGGCATCAGTTACCTGTCACGAGATCGGAGTGGTGCTGAAATGTATCGGTCTCTGCTGTCTGACTGGGATTTGGATGTTGCATTTGTGAGTGCAGCAAAACCATATCTGCTGCTCAAGATGGACATAAAACCTTCAGAAGAAA GTCCTGTTATGGAGGACTGGGACATCATAAGCCCCAAAGACGTGATTGGCTCTGAGCAACTTCTCCCAGAGAGGACCAGGTCTCTGGCATCTGCGGCACTTCCCTTCACCCAGTCTCTACTGTcccag GTGGGCCGCACCCTATCCAGAGTCCAGCAAGCCTTCAGCTGGTCTTACGGGGAAGAGATTAAGCCTTTCAAGCCCCCTCTGAGCGACGCAGAGTTTCACAGTTACCTCAACGGACAGGGCCAGTTGACACGACCTGAGGAACTCAGACTGCGCATCTACCATGGTGGCGTGGAGCCTTCTCTGCGCAAG GTTGTTTGGCGGTACCTCCTGAACGTCTACCCTGATGGACTAAGTGGACAGGAAAGAATGGACTACATGAAGAGGAAGACAAGGGAGTATGATCAGCTCAAGAGAGATTGGACAGCCCGGGTCAGCTATGACGATCTTGAATTCATCCGTGGAAATGTTCTTAAAGACGTCCTAAGGACAGACCGGGCTCATCCATACTATGCAGGGTCAGAAGACAGTCCACATTTGACTGCCCTGACAGACCTGCTCACTACATTTGCCATCACACATCCACAG ATATCATACTGTCAAGGCATGAGTGATATTGCCTCCCCTATACTTGCGGTAATGGACAATGAGGCACATGCCTTCATTTGCTTTTGTGGCATCATGAAACGCTTGGAGGGAAACTTCCGACCTGATGGGCAGCTCATGTCTGTTAAGTTCCAGCATCTAAAGCTGCTTCTGCAGTACTCCGATCCCGAATTCTACACTTACCTGGTGTCCCGAGGAGCTGACGACCTCTTCTTCTGCTACCGCTGGCTGCTCCTGGAGCTCAAGCGAGAGTTTGCATTTGACGACGCTTTGAGGATGCTCGAGGTAACATGGAGTTCCCTGCCCCCTGATCCTCCTGAAACCGAAGTGGAGCTTCTCGGACTACCAGTGGAAACCAATTTAAATTTAGAGATGTCCTGCAAAGATAACTACAAGACAGTTGAAACTTGCTTCAGAGATGATGGGGAACAAAAAGAGAAGCAGCGTAGACGACATATGCTGAGGCCTTCAAGAGAAGAACCAGATGTGAGCAGGAATACTGTCATAGCAGAAAAAGACGAAAGAAATGTAGTCACTGAAAAGAGAAGCGAGGACAATGAATATGATATTCCTCAAATGACCATGGAAAAGGCAGATTTGCAGGCTCCTGCTTTTGAAAGGCAAACTAGTTTTGGAGAGTTTAAATACTACTCTGCCCGAAATGAAGATAGCTTTCATATGGAGGATGCTGATCATCCAAAGGGTTTGGTGTCTTCAAAGTCAATAACAAGCTTCCCAAGTCGCCAGTCCACAGTTGACAGTGAGGAGGACCTAGGAGAGAGAACACCTCTCATAAAAAACTGTGACAATGGTTTCTCCCAAATGTCAtcacctcctctctttcctaGTGGCCTACCAATCTGGAAAACTCTCCCCTCTGTCCCTTTCACATCTTTAGCTTCACCCTCCAGTTGGCCAGGTGCTTCTCCAGATTCTCCTCCAAAATCCCCATCCACAACCAATAGAAGTAAGGGCTTACTTAGAACTGTCCCTAAAGTACTGACCTCCTCTGTCCAACTGCTTAGTACTACAGGGAGTAAGTCGCCCACGACCCCGACTGTAAAAACATCTGATGCCTCTCCAACCCACACTCAGAATCTATTCCTACTCTCTTCCCCCATTATGTCCTTTGGAAAAGGCCCCTCACTGTCTGGCAGCAGGTCGTCCTCCAACAATTTCCCCTCACCTGGATACAAATCCACCAGTACCACAGCTAACATGACCAGTTTTTTAAAAGCTGAGACCACCAGCATCAAGCCATGTTCTTTGCCGCCTCCTCAAGAGTTTGGCAAAGGAAATCCTTTCATGCTGTTCCTGTGCCTGTCCATCCTGCTGGAGCACCGAGACCACATCATCAAAAACAGTTTGGATTACAATGAACTAGCCATGCACTTTGATCGCCTTGTGCGACGCCACAACCTGAGCAGGGTGCTGCAGCGAGCCAAGGCCTTATTTGCAGACTACTTGCAGAGTGAAGTGTGGGACTCGGAAGAAGGGGATGAGGTTAGTTTGGACTCCCCAACAACAGCTACTGCTGTTCAACACTCCCCCTCTTCAACCTTCACTGCCAGGCCCATTTACAGCCCTTTAGCATCAACTCAGTCATTGTCTCCAAACTCAACCTATAACATCGCACACACCATTCCCTCCCCATCAGCTCAAGTTTCTTGA